A genomic region of Methanosarcina thermophila TM-1 contains the following coding sequences:
- the cofD gene encoding 2-phospho-L-lactate transferase → MIIFSGGTGTPKLLDGLKEILPAEELTVVVNTAEDLWVSGNMICPDLDTVLYLFSDQIDRKRWWGIKDDTFLTYERMKELGVTESMKLGDKDRATHIIRSNFLRQGISLTDATLELASIFGIKAKILPMSDDPIFTYIETPEGVMHFQDFWIGRHGEPDVLGVEIRGVSEASISPKVLEALENDDKVLIGPSNPITSIGPIISLPGMRDILKKKMVVAVSPIIGNAPVSGPAGKLMAASGLEVSSMGVAEYYQDFLDVFVFDERDQADEFAFERIGCRAIRADTIMTSTEKSRELAEIILGLFDTLVCP, encoded by the coding sequence ATGATTATTTTTTCAGGCGGCACTGGAACTCCAAAGCTCCTTGACGGACTCAAGGAAATCCTCCCTGCGGAGGAACTGACCGTTGTTGTAAACACTGCTGAAGACCTCTGGGTTTCGGGAAACATGATTTGTCCTGACCTGGATACAGTGCTCTATCTGTTTTCAGACCAGATTGACCGAAAAAGGTGGTGGGGCATCAAAGACGACACCTTCCTTACTTATGAGCGTATGAAGGAACTTGGTGTCACAGAGAGTATGAAATTGGGAGACAAGGACAGGGCAACCCATATTATTCGCTCGAATTTTCTCAGGCAGGGAATTTCCCTTACAGATGCAACTTTAGAGCTTGCATCAATCTTCGGAATTAAAGCAAAAATTTTGCCTATGTCTGACGATCCAATTTTCACCTATATAGAAACTCCAGAAGGCGTTATGCATTTCCAGGATTTCTGGATCGGGAGACATGGAGAACCCGACGTGCTTGGGGTTGAGATAAGGGGAGTTTCCGAAGCCTCAATTTCTCCAAAAGTACTCGAAGCCCTGGAAAATGATGACAAAGTCCTTATAGGACCAAGTAATCCGATTACGAGTATCGGTCCCATTATATCCCTGCCAGGCATGAGAGATATTCTGAAAAAGAAAATGGTCGTGGCAGTCAGCCCGATTATTGGCAATGCCCCTGTAAGCGGGCCCGCCGGCAAACTGATGGCAGCATCAGGGCTTGAGGTCTCTTCAATGGGAGTTGCAGAATATTATCAGGATTTCCTGGATGTCTTTGTTTTCGATGAAAGGGATCAGGCTGATGAATTCGCTTTTGAGAGGATTGGATGCCGTGCCATCCGCGCCGACACCATAATGACCTCAACTGAAAAGAGCAGGGAACTGGCAGAAATCATACTAGGGCTTTTTGACACTCTTGTCTGTCCTTAA
- a CDS encoding HD domain-containing protein, which produces MKVVLDPVHGYIELDNLAQDLLSTPQMQRLRRVKQLGFSNLVYPGANHTRFEHSLGAMHLASVLTRSLDSIEEDRKIEVKAATLLHDVGHGPLSHVTENIIDKYTRRRHDDVKEILGKGEIKEVLSKHGISPGNLVKHIKGETSVGQILSSEIDVDRMDYLVRDAHYTGVAFGVVDYNRLINQMDFYEDRLVVNYGGLKAAESLLVSRFWMNTSVYYHHVTRISEAMCSKAVEYMIENKELDPLRLRQMDDIDLIAAMRNATGYAGELSRLLDARKLYKRALYVGLADTGKSVLRHRDRIRRVEKEIADMAGVEDEYVLVDIPKMPEMLEMRAMIKTDHKLIPLNEASHFVSILQEAHMDNWRMGVYSPKEHCEAVGKAARDYFDIKKSLKQFKLSDL; this is translated from the coding sequence ATGAAAGTTGTCCTTGATCCTGTACACGGTTACATCGAGCTGGATAATCTAGCTCAGGATCTTCTTTCAACACCACAGATGCAGCGCCTCAGGAGGGTCAAACAGCTTGGTTTTTCAAACCTCGTCTATCCGGGAGCTAATCATACGCGTTTTGAGCACTCGCTTGGAGCAATGCACCTTGCCTCCGTGCTAACAAGGAGTCTCGATTCAATTGAAGAAGACAGGAAAATTGAGGTTAAAGCTGCCACTCTTCTGCACGATGTAGGTCATGGACCTCTTTCTCATGTTACCGAGAACATTATTGACAAATACACTCGGCGCAGACACGATGATGTAAAGGAAATTCTCGGAAAAGGAGAGATAAAAGAAGTCCTGAGCAAACATGGAATTTCTCCCGGAAACCTTGTGAAGCACATTAAAGGAGAGACTTCCGTGGGGCAGATCCTTAGCAGTGAGATCGATGTAGACCGGATGGACTATCTTGTACGGGATGCCCATTACACAGGTGTAGCCTTCGGGGTCGTGGATTATAACCGCCTGATAAACCAGATGGACTTTTATGAGGACAGGCTCGTTGTGAACTATGGTGGATTGAAAGCTGCCGAATCTCTTCTGGTCTCACGTTTCTGGATGAACACATCAGTTTATTATCATCATGTAACCAGGATTTCAGAAGCTATGTGTTCCAAGGCAGTGGAGTACATGATCGAAAACAAAGAGCTAGACCCGCTCAGGCTCAGGCAGATGGATGATATAGACCTTATTGCAGCAATGCGAAACGCAACAGGGTATGCGGGAGAGCTTTCAAGGCTGCTGGATGCCCGTAAGCTCTATAAGCGGGCATTATATGTGGGTCTGGCAGACACAGGAAAATCCGTACTCAGACACCGCGACCGAATTCGAAGAGTAGAAAAAGAAATTGCAGATATGGCAGGGGTTGAAGATGAGTACGTGCTTGTGGACATTCCAAAGATGCCTGAAATGCTGGAAATGAGGGCAATGATAAAAACTGACCACAAACTGATTCCCCTTAACGAAGCTTCCCATTTTGTATCCATACTGCAGGAAGCGCATATGGACAACTGGAGGATGGGTGTATACAGCCCGAAAGAACACTGTGAAGCTGTGGGAAAAGCCGCAAGAGACTATTTTGATATAAAAAAATCCTTAAAGCAGTTTAAACTAAGTGATCTTTGA
- the lpdD gene encoding prenylated flavin chaperone LpdD codes for MFHIKRKVGKIEIALDAKKIGEDYLLTLTGGEEHVGAVATGLFDEKSQRASSSVVTMPGHREEYLALHGARQVSKATKRASVFVVGIHQDNISPEEIRDIVSAAEEMIESFIAFCKKEVELPRQDKA; via the coding sequence TTGTTTCACATTAAGCGGAAAGTGGGAAAAATCGAGATAGCACTTGATGCAAAAAAGATTGGAGAAGATTACCTGCTGACTCTCACAGGTGGAGAGGAACATGTGGGAGCTGTGGCTACTGGACTTTTCGATGAGAAAAGCCAGAGAGCAAGTTCATCGGTGGTAACAATGCCTGGCCACAGGGAAGAATATCTTGCCCTGCATGGAGCAAGACAGGTTAGCAAGGCAACGAAAAGAGCCTCTGTATTTGTTGTCGGAATACATCAAGATAATATCAGCCCTGAGGAGATAAGGGATATAGTTTCAGCCGCAGAAGAAATGATAGAAAGTTTCATCGCCTTTTGCAAAAAAGAAGTCGAACTGCCAAGGCAGGATAAAGCCTGA
- a CDS encoding UbiX family flavin prenyltransferase, whose protein sequence is MEITVGISGASGVQYGIRLLEVLAEKGIKTHLVLTDAASQIIEIETDYTPEAVKKLATWSYAQKEFSAPIASGSYRIEGMVIAPCSMKTLAAIANGVSDTLLTRAADVCLKEERKLILMTRETPLNLVHIENMLKAKKAGASILPACPGFYSRPRTLEDFIDIMVGRALDLLGIENELYQRWK, encoded by the coding sequence ATGGAGATAACGGTAGGGATAAGCGGAGCATCAGGGGTCCAGTATGGGATTCGCCTTCTTGAAGTGCTGGCGGAAAAAGGAATAAAAACCCATCTGGTTTTGACAGATGCGGCAAGCCAGATAATAGAGATTGAAACGGATTACACCCCTGAGGCAGTGAAGAAACTTGCAACCTGGAGCTATGCCCAGAAAGAGTTTTCAGCACCGATAGCCAGCGGATCTTACAGAATCGAAGGAATGGTTATCGCTCCCTGCAGCATGAAAACCCTTGCAGCCATAGCAAACGGGGTCTCCGATACCCTTCTTACGAGGGCTGCAGATGTCTGCCTTAAAGAGGAAAGAAAACTTATCCTGATGACCCGGGAAACCCCGCTTAACCTTGTACACATCGAAAACATGCTAAAAGCTAAAAAAGCAGGAGCGAGTATCCTGCCAGCCTGTCCAGGCTTTTATTCACGTCCCCGAACTCTCGAAGATTTCATAGATATAATGGTAGGAAGGGCACTCGACCTGCTCGGAATAGAGAATGAGCTTTATCAGCGCTGGAAGTGA